The proteins below come from a single Arthrobacter sp. B1I2 genomic window:
- a CDS encoding Mur ligase family protein: protein MVFFSVPLGKLVRRVSRLRGGGSALPGLVVEKIDPGFMRRTLTTLPHGVAVVSGTNGKTTTTKMVVELLESQGLKVFTNRTGSNFTRGVAAALLGEVDWRGRLDADIAVLELDEAHAVHFVNSVPPRYCLLLNVLRDQLDRFGEIDKTAQLLQHIAAKTTGTVVLNREDPRVARIADTLTGQEVKYFGLDVSLLGTFPNDDDMRAAPGSPAPAGLPEKPAADVVLRKVGADSAEFEYDGGTVTTAMKLRGVYNIFNAAAALSLARSICGGGAATANHATLLEALSRVAPAFGRGESLTVDGQPLDLVLVKNPSGFRLGLKSFPAGGYATMIAINDNYADGRDMSWLWDVEFDSLREGGVELLTGSRAYDMALRLQYDDVRVGAVQADIPAALAAFIREGQGRPKRIFCTYTAMLAIRRELSKITTVEVVS from the coding sequence ATGGTCTTCTTCAGTGTTCCGCTCGGCAAGCTGGTCCGCAGGGTGTCCCGGTTGCGGGGCGGCGGGTCAGCCCTTCCCGGACTGGTGGTCGAAAAAATCGACCCCGGATTCATGCGGCGGACGCTCACCACGCTGCCCCACGGCGTGGCGGTGGTCAGCGGCACCAACGGCAAAACCACTACCACCAAAATGGTGGTCGAACTGCTGGAAAGCCAGGGCCTGAAGGTCTTCACAAACCGGACGGGCAGCAACTTCACCCGGGGCGTGGCGGCAGCCCTCCTTGGCGAGGTGGACTGGCGTGGCAGGCTGGATGCGGACATCGCCGTCCTGGAGCTCGATGAAGCCCATGCGGTCCATTTCGTGAACAGCGTCCCGCCCCGGTACTGCCTGCTCCTCAACGTGCTGCGCGACCAGCTGGACCGCTTTGGCGAGATCGATAAAACGGCGCAGCTCCTGCAGCACATTGCCGCCAAAACCACCGGAACGGTGGTCCTGAACCGCGAGGACCCACGGGTGGCAAGGATTGCTGACACCCTGACGGGACAGGAGGTCAAGTATTTCGGCCTTGACGTCTCCCTCCTTGGCACCTTTCCCAATGACGACGACATGCGGGCCGCTCCAGGCAGCCCCGCTCCGGCGGGCCTGCCGGAGAAGCCCGCAGCCGACGTCGTGCTTCGCAAAGTGGGCGCGGACAGCGCCGAGTTTGAGTACGACGGCGGCACGGTCACCACGGCGATGAAGCTGCGCGGCGTGTACAACATCTTCAACGCGGCGGCCGCCCTGTCACTGGCCCGCAGCATCTGCGGCGGGGGCGCGGCCACCGCCAACCACGCCACCTTGCTGGAGGCGCTGTCCCGGGTGGCGCCGGCCTTTGGCCGCGGCGAAAGCCTCACCGTGGACGGCCAGCCGCTGGACCTGGTCCTGGTGAAGAACCCCAGCGGTTTCCGGCTGGGACTGAAGTCCTTCCCCGCCGGCGGTTACGCCACCATGATCGCCATCAACGACAACTACGCGGACGGCCGGGACATGTCCTGGCTCTGGGATGTGGAATTCGATTCGCTGCGCGAGGGCGGCGTGGAACTGCTGACCGGATCCCGCGCCTACGACATGGCGCTGCGGCTGCAGTACGACGACGTCCGCGTCGGGGCCGTGCAGGCCGACATCCCGGCCGCCCTGGCAGCCTTCATCAGGGAAGGCCAGGGCAGGCCCAAACGGATCTTCTGCACCTACACCGCTATGTTGGCCATCCGCCGCGAGCTGTCCAAAATCACCACCGTGGAGGTTGTCTCGTGA
- the ruvA gene encoding Holliday junction branch migration protein RuvA, producing the protein MISFLRGTVAHVGLSTAVIDLNGAGMSVNATPQTLSRLRVGEEGQLFTSLIVREDSLTLFGFASDDEREVFDVLLSVSGVGPRLALAVLAVHDPEAIRVAAHTGDSKTFTKVPGIGPKVAGRIVLELAGKLVPQGTAAAAGAGTPAEAAWKPQVVAAMTSLGWSEKDAAASIDKALADEPEVSFRGNVPEILRTTLRWLGQDGARAGNRVGARG; encoded by the coding sequence TTGATCAGTTTCCTCCGCGGAACCGTAGCGCATGTTGGCCTGTCCACGGCCGTGATAGACCTCAATGGTGCGGGGATGAGCGTCAATGCCACCCCGCAGACGCTCAGCCGGCTGCGCGTGGGAGAGGAGGGCCAGCTGTTCACCTCCCTCATAGTCCGGGAGGACTCGCTGACGCTCTTTGGCTTCGCCTCGGACGACGAACGCGAAGTGTTTGATGTCCTGCTGAGTGTCAGCGGGGTGGGTCCCCGGCTTGCCCTTGCGGTCCTGGCCGTCCACGATCCCGAGGCAATCAGGGTTGCGGCGCATACGGGGGACAGCAAGACCTTTACGAAGGTTCCCGGAATCGGTCCCAAGGTGGCCGGCCGGATCGTGCTGGAGCTGGCTGGAAAGCTCGTCCCGCAAGGAACCGCTGCGGCCGCCGGTGCCGGCACCCCTGCAGAGGCCGCCTGGAAGCCCCAGGTGGTGGCCGCCATGACCAGCCTGGGCTGGTCCGAAAAGGACGCCGCCGCCAGCATCGACAAAGCCCTGGCCGACGAGCCCGAAGTGTCCTTCCGCGGCAACGTGCCTGAAATCCTGCGGACCACCCTCCGCTGGCTGGGCCAGGACGGCGCACGCGCCGGAAACCGCGTAGGCGCCCGTGGCTGA
- a CDS encoding ferredoxin reductase family protein yields MTKGGTTPGAAVAGIPFRWVGPGAVMVLVGAYGIFWYAARPAGEPVLAHVGQLFGGESVLLYSIALVLVSTLPHVEPVFGGIDHAAIWHRRAAITATILLLPHMELAANPEATSLGKTLAVVAICGLAALVVWAVLPRWRTMLPAPVRRLVLTSLGTRPVQLAARLLGGYERWRGFHRLTGLFLAAGFLHGLLDASAFEAVPVLRWSYVAIGGTGLGFYAYRELLARRFLPHHDYQVAGVRPVAADLVEVELRPLGRPLAFKPGQFAMIYLETAEGWQRHPFSISGPAREGGISITVKALGDHTARVPDVVQPGMPAVVGGPYGRFDRHRGTAHQVWVAGGVGITPFLSWLRSLDGELHEDVHFFVTSAGPSPFAEEITAAARNHPQLTVHLVDTEADGRLTPEAVLATVGTEPRLLSVFMGGPDPMLRQFRKAFRAAGVRRANIHREYFQWR; encoded by the coding sequence ATGACCAAAGGTGGCACGACGCCGGGGGCCGCCGTCGCGGGCATACCGTTCCGATGGGTGGGACCGGGTGCTGTCATGGTGCTGGTGGGAGCGTACGGCATCTTTTGGTACGCGGCGCGGCCGGCGGGCGAGCCGGTCCTGGCACACGTAGGCCAGCTCTTTGGCGGCGAGTCCGTGCTGCTTTATTCGATCGCGCTGGTCCTGGTCAGTACCCTTCCACATGTCGAGCCGGTCTTTGGCGGTATCGACCACGCAGCCATCTGGCACCGCAGGGCGGCGATTACGGCAACCATCCTTTTGCTGCCGCATATGGAACTTGCAGCGAATCCGGAAGCAACCAGCCTGGGAAAGACACTGGCGGTGGTTGCCATCTGCGGACTCGCCGCCCTGGTGGTGTGGGCAGTCTTGCCGCGCTGGCGGACTATGCTCCCTGCGCCCGTCCGCCGCCTTGTCCTCACTTCCCTTGGGACCCGGCCGGTACAGTTGGCAGCCCGCCTGCTGGGCGGTTACGAGCGGTGGCGGGGCTTCCACCGGCTGACCGGCCTTTTCCTGGCCGCCGGATTCCTGCACGGCCTGCTCGATGCCAGCGCGTTTGAGGCTGTGCCCGTCCTTCGGTGGAGCTACGTGGCAATCGGCGGGACGGGACTGGGGTTCTATGCCTACCGCGAATTGCTGGCGCGGCGTTTCCTGCCGCATCACGACTACCAGGTGGCAGGGGTGCGGCCGGTTGCCGCGGACCTGGTGGAGGTGGAGCTCCGTCCCCTGGGCCGGCCGTTGGCGTTCAAACCCGGCCAGTTCGCCATGATCTACCTGGAAACAGCGGAAGGCTGGCAACGGCATCCCTTCTCCATCTCGGGGCCGGCAAGGGAAGGCGGGATCAGTATTACGGTCAAGGCGCTGGGCGACCACACGGCCAGGGTTCCGGACGTGGTCCAGCCGGGGATGCCGGCCGTGGTTGGCGGACCCTACGGCCGCTTTGACCGGCACCGCGGCACAGCTCATCAGGTCTGGGTCGCCGGCGGGGTGGGAATTACTCCCTTCCTGAGCTGGCTGCGGTCGCTGGACGGGGAGCTCCACGAAGATGTCCACTTCTTCGTCACTTCGGCAGGTCCGTCCCCCTTTGCGGAAGAAATCACTGCCGCCGCCAGGAACCATCCACAGCTCACGGTCCATTTAGTGGATACCGAGGCGGACGGCCGGCTCACGCCGGAGGCGGTCCTGGCTACAGTAGGCACGGAACCACGCCTGCTGTCGGTGTTCATGGGCGGACCGGATCCCATGCTGCGGCAGTTCCGCAAAGCCTTCCGCGCCGCCGGCGTCCGCCGGGCCAACATCCACCGGGAGTATTTCCAGTGGCGCTGA
- the pgsA gene encoding phosphatidylinositol phosphate synthase, translated as MLNRHARGFFTALFTPLARCLLKIGVSPDAVTILGTAGVAAGALVFYPLGQLFWGTLFITAFIFSDVLDGIMARMQGVKSRWGNFLDSTLDRIADGALFAGVSVWFFTGGNNTAIAVSALLCLVLGMVVSYARAKAESLGFTANVGIAERAERLVSVLVVTGLTGLGLPPVVLLATLVLLAAASLITVVQRVVSVRRQALAETSPAD; from the coding sequence ATGCTGAATAGGCATGCCCGCGGCTTCTTCACCGCGCTGTTTACGCCGCTGGCCCGCTGCCTCCTGAAGATCGGGGTCTCGCCTGACGCGGTGACCATCCTCGGTACCGCAGGGGTTGCGGCGGGAGCCCTGGTCTTCTACCCGCTGGGGCAGCTCTTTTGGGGCACGCTCTTCATCACCGCTTTCATCTTCTCCGACGTCCTGGACGGCATCATGGCCCGGATGCAGGGCGTGAAGAGCCGCTGGGGAAACTTCCTTGACTCCACCCTGGACCGGATTGCCGACGGCGCCCTCTTCGCAGGTGTGTCCGTATGGTTCTTCACCGGCGGCAACAACACGGCCATCGCTGTGTCAGCCCTGCTCTGCCTTGTCCTGGGCATGGTTGTCTCATACGCCAGGGCCAAGGCGGAGTCACTGGGCTTCACGGCCAATGTCGGGATCGCGGAGCGGGCCGAACGCCTGGTATCTGTCCTGGTGGTCACCGGTCTGACCGGCCTTGGGCTCCCGCCGGTGGTGCTCCTGGCAACGCTGGTTCTCCTGGCAGCGGCCAGCCTCATAACCGTGGTGCAGCGCGTTGTCTCCGTGCGCCGGCAGGCGTTGGCGGAGACGTCGCCGGCGGATTAA
- the pdxS gene encoding pyridoxal 5'-phosphate synthase lyase subunit PdxS: protein MSTPDVSNEAGSSANSVTGSSRVKRGMAEMLKGGVIMDVVNVEQARIAEDAGAVAVMALERVPADIRAQGGVSRMSDPDMIDQIIDAVSIPVMAKARIGHFVEAQILQSLGVDYIDESEVLTPADYINHIDKWNFKVPFVCGATNLGEALRRINEGAAMIRSKGEAGTGDVSNATGHMRKIRSEIARLSSLPEDELYVAAKELQAPYELVKEVAAAGKLPVVLFTAGGIATPADAAMMMQLGADGVFVGSGIFKSGNPAQRAAAVVKATTFFDDPDVIAKASRGLGEAMVGINVDEIPQPHRLAERGW from the coding sequence GTGTCTACACCTGATGTAAGCAACGAGGCCGGTTCGTCCGCGAACAGCGTCACGGGCAGCAGCCGCGTGAAGCGTGGCATGGCCGAGATGCTCAAAGGCGGCGTCATCATGGACGTCGTCAACGTCGAACAGGCCCGCATCGCCGAAGACGCCGGTGCCGTGGCGGTCATGGCGCTGGAGCGTGTTCCGGCCGATATCCGCGCCCAGGGCGGCGTGTCCCGGATGTCCGATCCGGACATGATCGACCAGATCATCGACGCCGTCTCCATTCCAGTCATGGCCAAGGCCCGCATCGGCCACTTCGTCGAGGCCCAGATCCTGCAGTCCCTTGGTGTCGACTACATTGACGAGTCCGAGGTCCTGACCCCGGCCGACTACATCAACCACATCGACAAGTGGAACTTCAAGGTTCCCTTCGTTTGCGGCGCCACCAACCTCGGTGAGGCCCTGCGCCGCATCAACGAGGGCGCGGCCATGATCCGGTCCAAGGGCGAAGCCGGCACCGGCGACGTCTCCAATGCCACCGGGCACATGCGCAAGATCCGCTCTGAGATTGCCCGGCTGTCCTCCCTGCCCGAGGACGAGCTGTACGTCGCAGCCAAGGAACTGCAGGCCCCGTACGAACTGGTCAAGGAAGTTGCCGCTGCCGGCAAGCTCCCGGTGGTCCTGTTCACTGCCGGCGGCATCGCCACCCCTGCTGACGCGGCCATGATGATGCAGCTCGGCGCCGACGGTGTCTTCGTCGGATCCGGCATCTTCAAGTCCGGCAACCCTGCCCAGCGCGCCGCCGCGGTCGTCAAGGCCACTACCTTCTTCGACGACCCCGACGTCATCGCCAAGGCCTCCCGCGGCCTGGGCGAAGCCATGGTGGGCATCAACGTCGACGAGATCCCCCAGCCGCACCGCCTCGCCGAGCGCGGCTGGTAA
- a CDS encoding YebC/PmpR family DNA-binding transcriptional regulator, which translates to MSGHSKWATTKHKKAIIDSRRAKSFAKLIKNIEVAARMGGPDLAGNPGLELAVTKAKKTSVPNDNIDRAIKRGAGLTGEVVDYTEIMYEARGPQGSALLIECLTDNKNRAASEVRLAISRNGGTIADPGSVSYLFTRKGVVNLPKNGLGEDDVLMAVLDAGAEEVKDNGETFEIHSEPGDLQAIREALKEAGIEYDTDEVEFVPSMQVELDVDGARKFLKLADALEDLDDVQNVYSNADLSDEVQAALESE; encoded by the coding sequence ATGTCAGGCCACTCCAAATGGGCAACGACCAAGCACAAAAAGGCGATCATTGACAGCCGCCGCGCAAAGTCGTTCGCCAAACTGATCAAGAACATCGAAGTTGCCGCCCGAATGGGTGGTCCGGACCTCGCCGGCAACCCGGGCCTGGAACTTGCCGTGACCAAGGCGAAGAAGACCTCCGTTCCCAACGACAACATCGACCGCGCCATCAAGCGCGGCGCCGGCCTCACCGGCGAAGTGGTGGACTACACCGAAATCATGTACGAGGCCCGCGGCCCCCAGGGCTCTGCCCTGCTGATCGAATGCCTCACGGACAACAAGAACCGTGCCGCATCCGAGGTCCGCCTGGCCATATCCCGCAACGGCGGCACTATCGCCGACCCCGGTTCCGTCAGCTACCTTTTCACCCGCAAGGGCGTTGTAAACCTGCCCAAGAACGGCCTGGGCGAGGACGACGTCCTGATGGCCGTCCTCGATGCGGGCGCGGAGGAAGTCAAGGACAACGGGGAGACCTTCGAGATCCACTCGGAGCCGGGCGACCTGCAGGCCATCCGGGAAGCGCTGAAGGAAGCCGGGATCGAATACGACACGGACGAAGTGGAGTTCGTGCCTTCAATGCAGGTTGAGCTGGATGTGGACGGCGCGCGGAAGTTCCTGAAGCTGGCTGATGCGCTTGAGGACCTCGACGACGTGCAGAACGTGTACAGCAACGCCGACCTCAGCGACGAAGTCCAGGCTGCCCTGGAATCCGAGTGA
- a CDS encoding type 1 glutamine amidotransferase has product MNPAETAAAGGQSKGTIRVVQLYPRDMNIYGDWGNALVLQRRIAWHGYTPELLEYNVGDPFPDGVDIIVGGGGQDSGQLVIQDDLQSRAGQLKELAEDGAPMLVICGLYQLFGRFFKTRTGTVIPGIGVLDVETHGTDERLIGNVKVSTTEFGEVLGYENHSGQTTLGSGVQPLGTVAKGTGNNSSDGHEGARYRNIVASYLHGSLLPKNPAIADFLIRTAAERKFGSFSPGNPDDTYAVLAREHAARRPR; this is encoded by the coding sequence GTGAATCCGGCAGAAACGGCGGCCGCTGGCGGCCAGTCCAAGGGCACCATCCGCGTGGTCCAGCTGTACCCGCGGGACATGAACATTTACGGCGACTGGGGCAATGCGCTGGTCCTGCAGCGCCGTATCGCCTGGCACGGCTATACCCCTGAACTGCTCGAGTACAACGTGGGCGACCCCTTCCCTGACGGCGTGGACATCATCGTCGGCGGCGGCGGGCAGGACAGCGGGCAACTGGTGATCCAGGACGACCTGCAGTCCCGGGCCGGCCAGCTCAAGGAGTTGGCCGAGGACGGCGCTCCCATGCTGGTCATTTGTGGCCTCTACCAGCTTTTTGGCCGGTTCTTCAAAACCCGCACCGGCACCGTCATCCCGGGCATCGGCGTCCTGGACGTGGAAACCCACGGCACCGATGAGCGACTGATCGGCAACGTCAAAGTCTCAACCACCGAGTTCGGCGAAGTCCTCGGCTACGAAAACCACAGCGGCCAAACCACACTGGGCAGCGGTGTGCAGCCACTCGGCACCGTTGCCAAGGGAACGGGAAACAACAGCAGTGACGGCCATGAAGGAGCCCGGTACCGCAACATTGTGGCCAGCTACCTGCATGGCTCGCTGCTGCCCAAGAACCCCGCGATCGCCGACTTCCTCATCCGCACGGCAGCGGAGCGCAAGTTCGGCAGCTTCTCTCCCGGCAACCCGGACGACACCTACGCCGTCCTGGCACGGGAGCACGCTGCCCGCCGTCCCCGCTGA
- the pdxT gene encoding pyridoxal 5'-phosphate synthase glutaminase subunit PdxT, protein MTNPPSAAPARVGSGLRIGVLALQGDFREHLRAAEATGAQGVAVRRPAELDGLDGLIIPGGESTAIDKLARAFDLADPLRKHIAEGLPVYGSCAGMILLADRIADPATDLSGAPQQTFGGLDITVRRNAFGRQRESFETDLDFKGLEFSATESGVEPVHAVFIRGPWVEQVGADVEVLAQVEPADPGHASHAVPLPGTARIVAVRSGHLLATSFHPEVTGEKRVHELFIRMIRGEA, encoded by the coding sequence ATGACAAATCCCCCTTCTGCTGCTCCTGCGCGTGTCGGCTCAGGCCTGCGGATTGGTGTCCTGGCCCTCCAGGGAGACTTCCGCGAGCACCTCCGCGCAGCGGAAGCCACCGGCGCGCAGGGCGTCGCTGTCCGTCGCCCGGCGGAGCTGGACGGCCTGGACGGCCTCATCATCCCCGGCGGCGAATCCACCGCCATTGATAAACTGGCGCGCGCCTTCGACCTTGCCGACCCGCTTCGGAAGCACATAGCCGAGGGCCTGCCTGTCTACGGATCCTGTGCAGGGATGATCCTGCTCGCGGACCGGATCGCCGATCCCGCAACCGATCTTTCCGGTGCCCCCCAACAGACATTCGGCGGGCTGGACATCACCGTCCGCCGCAACGCCTTCGGCCGGCAGCGTGAATCCTTCGAAACCGACCTGGACTTCAAGGGACTGGAGTTCAGCGCCACAGAGTCGGGCGTGGAGCCGGTGCACGCTGTTTTCATCCGCGGCCCATGGGTGGAGCAGGTGGGCGCGGACGTGGAGGTCCTGGCACAGGTGGAACCGGCCGACCCCGGCCACGCGTCCCACGCCGTGCCCCTGCCGGGGACGGCTAGAATTGTCGCAGTGCGTTCCGGCCACCTGCTGGCAACCTCCTTCCATCCGGAAGTGACCGGCGAGAAACGCGTACACGAACTTTTTATCCGAATGATCAGAGGAGAAGCGTAA
- a CDS encoding M3 family metallopeptidase: MTNPLLEASPLPYGLPPFDAVTVEQYREAIHAGLAAHLAEIQAITSNAEPATFENTAVVMERSGQLLNRAAAAFFTLVSADASKQIRELETELSPRFSAHQDEVFLNRALFDRFAAIDSGGCDPESARLVEEYLKEFRQSGIQLDAPGQERLRAINADLARLGTEFGQRVKEGMKSAALLLDDAGELAGLPADDVASAAEAARAAGHDGKYLLTLVQPGNQPALAALENRDVRRRLFEASVARGSDGGSLDVLDLAKEMAGLRAEKAQLLGFANYAELVADRQTAPDFEAVRTMLNRMAPAAIRNADAEAAALAEIAGHPLEAWDWAYYSAKVRREKYDVDEQALRPYFELDRTITDGVFFAATSLYGITFHERTDLDGYHPDVRIWEVRNGDGTGLGLFLGDYYARESKRGGAWMNSLVDESALLGSQPVVINTLNISKPPAGEPTLLSLDELRTLFHEFGHALHGLFSKVTYPRFSGTAVPRDFVEYPSQVNEMWIMWPGVLSNYARHYITGEPLRQDIVDRLNESRLWGEGFATAEYLGAALLDLAWHSLEPADVPDDALEFEAKALAAAGIAHPLIPPRYRTGYFQHIFAGAGYAAGYYSYIWSEVLDADTVDWFSENGGLTRANGERFRQELLSRGNSRDPLESFRILRGREAHLDPLLKRRGLE, translated from the coding sequence ATGACGAATCCCCTCCTCGAAGCCAGTCCCCTGCCCTACGGCCTTCCACCTTTCGACGCCGTCACCGTGGAGCAGTACCGGGAAGCCATCCACGCAGGATTGGCTGCGCACCTGGCGGAAATCCAGGCCATCACCAGCAACGCCGAACCTGCCACGTTCGAGAACACGGCTGTGGTGATGGAGCGGTCCGGGCAGTTGCTGAACCGGGCAGCCGCGGCGTTCTTCACCCTGGTGTCGGCGGATGCGTCCAAGCAGATCCGGGAACTCGAAACGGAACTCTCGCCGAGGTTCTCCGCCCATCAGGATGAAGTCTTCCTCAACCGAGCCCTGTTTGACCGCTTTGCCGCCATAGACTCGGGCGGCTGCGATCCCGAGTCCGCCCGGTTGGTGGAGGAATATCTCAAAGAGTTCCGCCAGTCCGGCATCCAGCTGGACGCACCAGGCCAGGAACGGCTGCGCGCCATCAACGCCGACCTGGCCCGCCTGGGCACGGAATTCGGCCAGCGGGTCAAGGAAGGGATGAAGTCCGCCGCACTGCTGCTGGACGACGCCGGCGAGCTGGCAGGCCTGCCGGCCGACGATGTCGCAAGTGCTGCGGAAGCAGCCCGCGCCGCCGGACATGACGGCAAATACCTGCTCACCCTGGTCCAGCCCGGCAACCAGCCGGCCCTGGCCGCGCTCGAGAACCGGGACGTCCGCCGTCGTCTGTTCGAAGCGTCCGTGGCAAGGGGCAGCGACGGCGGCAGCCTGGATGTGCTGGACCTGGCCAAAGAGATGGCCGGGCTGCGGGCGGAGAAGGCCCAGCTGCTGGGGTTCGCCAACTATGCCGAGCTTGTGGCGGACCGCCAGACGGCACCGGACTTTGAAGCAGTCCGCACGATGCTGAACCGGATGGCGCCGGCAGCCATCCGCAACGCCGACGCCGAAGCCGCAGCCCTGGCCGAAATTGCCGGCCATCCGCTGGAAGCATGGGACTGGGCCTACTACTCGGCGAAGGTGCGACGGGAAAAGTACGACGTCGACGAACAGGCACTGCGGCCGTACTTTGAACTGGACCGGACGATTACCGACGGCGTGTTCTTTGCCGCCACGTCCCTGTACGGGATCACCTTCCACGAGCGGACCGACCTCGACGGCTACCACCCGGACGTCCGCATCTGGGAAGTCCGCAACGGGGACGGCACTGGACTGGGGCTGTTCCTGGGCGACTACTACGCGCGTGAATCAAAGCGGGGCGGCGCCTGGATGAACTCGCTCGTGGACGAGTCGGCGCTGTTAGGCAGCCAGCCCGTGGTGATCAATACGCTCAACATCTCCAAGCCGCCCGCCGGCGAGCCAACCCTTCTCAGCCTGGACGAACTGCGCACGCTCTTCCATGAGTTCGGCCACGCACTGCACGGCTTGTTCTCCAAGGTCACCTACCCACGCTTTTCCGGCACGGCGGTTCCGAGGGATTTCGTGGAGTACCCGTCACAGGTCAACGAAATGTGGATCATGTGGCCCGGGGTTCTGTCCAACTACGCACGCCATTACATCACCGGCGAGCCGCTTCGGCAGGACATCGTGGACCGCCTCAACGAGTCCCGGCTCTGGGGCGAAGGTTTTGCCACTGCCGAGTACCTGGGTGCGGCCCTGCTGGACCTCGCCTGGCACTCCTTGGAGCCGGCGGACGTGCCGGACGACGCATTGGAGTTTGAGGCAAAGGCCCTCGCTGCCGCGGGGATTGCCCACCCGCTGATCCCGCCCCGGTACCGGACCGGCTATTTCCAGCACATTTTCGCGGGCGCAGGTTACGCGGCCGGCTACTACTCCTACATCTGGAGCGAGGTGCTGGACGCGGACACGGTGGACTGGTTCAGTGAAAACGGCGGCCTGACCCGTGCCAACGGTGAACGCTTCCGCCAGGAGCTCCTGTCCCGCGGAAACAGCCGCGACCCCCTGGAGTCCTTCAGGATCCTGCGTGGCCGCGAAGCGCACCTGGACCCCCTGCTGAAGCGCCGCGGCCTGGAGTAA
- the ruvC gene encoding crossover junction endodeoxyribonuclease RuvC: MTLRVLGVDPGLTRCGIGVVDVERNRRATMVAVGVVGTSPEETLDQRLLVIALAIDEWLDRYEPQVLAVERVFSQLNVSTVMGVAQASGVVIAAAARRGIPVALHTPSEVKAAVTGSGSSNKDAVTKLVTKILRLDAPPRPADAADALALAITHAWRAGSGAAVATTGPGSSSLTSAQRAWAEAEAKARRAR; this comes from the coding sequence GTGACACTTCGCGTCCTCGGCGTGGATCCGGGCCTCACCCGCTGCGGCATTGGCGTGGTGGATGTGGAGCGGAACCGCCGGGCCACCATGGTGGCCGTGGGTGTGGTGGGCACTTCGCCTGAGGAAACCCTGGACCAGCGCCTCCTCGTGATCGCCCTCGCCATCGACGAGTGGCTCGACCGCTACGAACCCCAGGTCCTCGCCGTCGAGCGCGTTTTCTCCCAGCTCAACGTCAGCACGGTGATGGGCGTAGCCCAGGCCTCCGGCGTGGTAATCGCGGCGGCCGCCCGCCGGGGAATTCCGGTGGCGCTGCACACGCCGTCGGAGGTTAAGGCCGCGGTGACCGGAAGCGGGTCCTCCAACAAAGACGCCGTGACCAAGCTGGTGACCAAGATCCTCCGCCTTGACGCCCCGCCGCGCCCGGCGGACGCAGCCGACGCGCTGGCTCTGGCGATCACCCATGCGTGGAGGGCCGGAAGCGGCGCAGCGGTGGCCACCACCGGACCCGGCAGCTCTTCCCTGACATCCGCCCAGCGCGCGTGGGCCGAGGCAGAGGCGAAGGCGCGCCGCGCACGCTGA